Proteins from a genomic interval of Crassostrea angulata isolate pt1a10 chromosome 7, ASM2561291v2, whole genome shotgun sequence:
- the LOC128156360 gene encoding uncharacterized protein LOC128156360, translated as MSIGSKNDTDRKIEEKENGEENEHKYTSYWKKFSTRNVIRTPTGSITKQTEESNSNSLSTSPMFLTIIILGATVFFLLLIIVILIKKIKTSHKTFSDAVDSNCEISRGKRTFETQTTQAKVINQRQNVMREKHFGRVVLPASSNLLDIGQVFPSSYEGSGEYVDPNDPYINTNDPEASPNDIDTKPKYLEVLAESHNTSTEVNGFSCRHLRVPICKCSASGYYNVQCKTCQRKGKSKPKYDDINY; from the coding sequence ATGAGTATAGGTAGCAAGAACGACACTGACagaaaaatagaagaaaaagaaaacggagaagaaaatgaacacaAGTATACAAGTTACTGGAAGAAATTTTCAACCCGCAACGTCATTCGAACACCCACCGGCTCGATCACAAAACAAACTGAAGAGAGTAATTCTAATTCTTTATCCACGTCACCAATGTTTCTTACAATCATAATATTAGGAGCAACGGTGTTTTTTCTTCTGTTGATAATCGTGATcttaatcaaaaaaataaaaaccagtCATAAGACATTCTCAGATGCGGTGGACTCAAATTGCGAGATTTCCCGCGGAAAAAGAACTTTCGAGACACAGACAACACAAGCAAAAGTTATTAATCAGAGACAAAATGTGATGAGGGAAAAACATTTTGGTCGAGTGGTCCTTCCTGCTTCGTCTAATCTATTAGACATTGGTCAGGTGTTCCCTAGTTCTTACGAAGGTTCGGGTGAATACGTCGACCCGAATGATCCCTACATCAATACAAATGACCCCGAAGCCAGTCCAAATGACATTGACACCAAACCTAAGTATTTAGAGGTCTTGGCGGAGTCGCACAATACAAGCACTGAAGTTAACGGGTTTAGTTGTCGACATCTGCGAGTGCCAATCTGTAAATGTTCGGCATCAGGATACTATAACGTACAGTGCAAAACCTGCCAGAGAAAAGGAAAGTCTAAACCAAAATATGACGatataaattattga
- the LOC128191677 gene encoding uncharacterized protein LOC128191677 isoform X2: MNFLTINSFLLVIVPNCKAENCSNRRNENNQIPCCANFYRDKGECKECLPGYFGTNCKLRCFYPGFGKQCMNTCDCNISDCDPVSGCQGNDTEIQITPVNTRSWISLSVNPNFPWSYSSAATQDYSTDEEELYNDREFRVVQTFIGIKENAKNVCQDILERTVSYVVFTLALANIV, from the exons atgaatttcCTTACGATAAACAGTTTTCTGTTGGTTATAGTGCCAAATTGTAAAGCTGAAAATTGTTCCAATAGGAGAAATGAAAACAACCA AATTCCGTGTTGTGCAAACTTTTATCGGGATAAAGGAGAATGCAAAG aATGTCTGCCAGGATATTTTGGAACGAACTGTAAGTTACGTTGTTTTTACCCTGGCTTTGGCAAACAATGTATGAATACCTGTGACTGCAATATCTCGGATTGTGACCCCGTCAGTGGATGTCAAGGAAATGATACAGAGATTCAGATAACACCAG tgAACACGAGGTCATGGATATCGTTGTCCGTCAATCCGAATTTCCCatggagctacagttctgcagctacacAAGACTACTCAACAGATGAAGAGGAACTTTACAATGACCGAG AATTCCGTGTTGTACAAACCTTTATCGGGATAAAGGAGAATGCAAag AATGTCTGCCAGGATATTTTGGAACGAACTGTAAGTTACGTTGTTTTTACCCTGGCTTTGGCAAACATTGTATGA
- the LOC128191677 gene encoding uncharacterized protein LOC128191677 isoform X1 has product MNFLTINSFLLVIVPNCKAENCSNRRNENNQIPCCANFYRDKGECKECLPGYFGTNCKLRCFYPGFGKQCMNTCDCNISDCDPVSGCQGNDTEIQITPVNTRSWISLSVNPNFPWSYSSAATQDYSTDEEELYNDRGLKTKNSKMPVIIVGCVIILFILVNGIKWISKPVKIAHIITNTMEDNDLPTVYTEIDERSEQEFESNTMRTTVTSTSFTSLNGIETRQPQLPVRNTKLNFF; this is encoded by the exons atgaatttcCTTACGATAAACAGTTTTCTGTTGGTTATAGTGCCAAATTGTAAAGCTGAAAATTGTTCCAATAGGAGAAATGAAAACAACCA AATTCCGTGTTGTGCAAACTTTTATCGGGATAAAGGAGAATGCAAAG aATGTCTGCCAGGATATTTTGGAACGAACTGTAAGTTACGTTGTTTTTACCCTGGCTTTGGCAAACAATGTATGAATACCTGTGACTGCAATATCTCGGATTGTGACCCCGTCAGTGGATGTCAAGGAAATGATACAGAGATTCAGATAACACCAG tgAACACGAGGTCATGGATATCGTTGTCCGTCAATCCGAATTTCCCatggagctacagttctgcagctacacAAGACTACTCAACAGATGAAGAGGAACTTTACAATGACCGAGGTTTGAAAACCAAGAATTCAAAAATGCCAGTTATAATTGTTGGTTGCGTCATTATACTCTTTATACTCGTAAATGGAATAAAATGGATCTCTAAGCCAGTTAAAATAGCTCATATTATTACAAATACAATGGAAGATAATGACCTTCCAACCGTGTATACGGAAATTGATGAAAGATCTGAACAAGAATTTGAGTCCAACACAATGCGTACAACTGTCACATCAACTTCTTTCACGTCTTTGAACGGAATAGAAACTAGACAACCGCAACTTCCGGTCAGGAATACCAAATTAAACTTCTTCTAA